A single region of the Raphanus sativus cultivar WK10039 chromosome 1, ASM80110v3, whole genome shotgun sequence genome encodes:
- the LOC108848016 gene encoding uncharacterized protein LOC108848016: MEMKPGLSAFVTGGASGIGRALCLALAEKGVFVTVVDFSEEKGKETASLVQKANARFHPSLNSPSAIFIKCDVTNRGDIVAAFDKHLATFGTLDICINNAGIANPVQFDKDDTDGSKSWKHTINVDLVAVLECTHLAIKAMKANKKPGVIINMASAAGLYPSPLDPIYSASKGGVVLFTRSLAYLKRQGIRINVLCPEFIQTELAGAIGDSFLQSLGGYMSMDMLIKGAFELITDESKAGACLWITNRRGSEYWPTPMEEAKYLVGSTSRKKTSFKVTSNIKLPQSFEKIIVHALSHNFRNATRIVRAPLKLPIGPHQVLLKIIYAGVNASDVNFSSGRYFSGGSPKLPFDAGFEGVGLIAAVGESVKNLQVGTPAAVMTFGAYAEYMIVSSKHVLPVPRPDPEVVAMLTSGLTALIALEKAGQMKSGETVLVTAAAGGTGQFAVQLAKLAGNKVIATCGGSEKAKLLKELGVDRVIDYKAEDIKTVLKKEFPKGVDIIYESVGGRMFDLCLNALAVYGRLVVIGMISQYQGEKGWQPANYPGLCEKILAKSQTVAGFFLVQYSQLWKQNLDKLFHLYSLGKLKVGIDQKKFIGLNAVADAVEYLHSGKSTGKVVVCIDPTFEQTMSRL; encoded by the exons ATGGAGATGAAGCCTGGTTTGTCCGCTTTTGTCACCGGCGGCGCCTCCGGGATCG GTCGAGCTCTCTGCTTGGCTCTTGCAGAGAAAGGAGTTTTTGTAACCGTTGTTGATTTCTCTGAGGAGAAAGGCAAAGAGACTGCTTCTCTTGTTCAAAAGGCCAATGCTCGGTTCCATCCTTCTCTAAACTCTCCTTCTGCTATCTTCATCAAATGTGACGTCACCAATAGAG GTGATATCGTTGCTGCTTTTGACAAGCACTTAGCCACATTTGGAACACTGGACATCTGCATTAACAATGCTGGGATTGCCAATCCTGTACAATTTGATAAAGATGACACTGATGGATCTAAATCATGGAAGCACACCATTAATGTGGACCTGGTTGCAGTACTTGAATGTACTCACCTTGCT ATCAAAGCTATGAAAGCTAACAAAAAGCCTGGAGTTATCATTAACATGGCTTCAGCTGCTGGTCTTTATCCATCGCCTTTAGATCCTATCTACTCTGCTTCCAAag GCGGTGTTGTATTATTCACTAGATCATTAGCATATTTGAAGCGTCAAGGGATCCGcatcaatgtgctttgtcctgaA TTTATCCAGACAGAGTTAGCTGGAGCTATTGGTGATTCCTTCCTTCAGTCACTAGGCGGTTACATGTCTATGGACATGCTGATTAAAG GTGCTTTTGAGCTTATAACCGATGAGAGTAAAGCCGGTGCATGTCTATGGATTACCAACCGCAGGGGTTCGGAGTATTGGCCGACTCCAATGGAAGAGGCAAAGTACTTGGTGGGTTCAACTTCCAGGAAAAAAACTTCTTTCAAAGTAACTTCAAATATCAAACTTCCTCAAAGCTTCGAGAAGAT AATTGTACATGCCCTGTCTCATAATTTCCGCAATGCTACCCGCATAGTACGGGCACCACTAAAGTTACCCATTGGACCACACCAAGTTCTTCTGAAAATCATCTATGCCGGTGTCAACGCAAGTGAt GTAAACTTCAGCTCAGGTCGTTACTTTAGTGGTGGCTCACCGAAGCTTCCCTTTGATGCTGGATTtgag GGAGTTGGACTAATTGCAGCAGTGGGAGAATCTGTTAAGAATTTGCAAGTTGGCACTCCAGCTGCTGTTATGACATTTGGAGCATATGCTGAATACATGATA GTTTCTTCTAAGCACGTGCTTCCTGTTCCAAGGCCAGATCCTGAAGTTGTCGCCATGCTTACCTCAGGATTAACTGCTTTGATCGCCCTTGAAAAG GCAGGACAAATGAAATCAGGTGAAACAGTACTTGTGACTGCTGCTGCTGGAGGGACTGGACAATTCGCAGTCCAG CTTGCTAAGTTGGCTGGAAATAAAGTGATTGCTACTTGCGGGGGGTCAGAGAAAGCCAAGCTATTGAAAGAGCTTGGTGTGGATCGAGTCATAGATTATAAAGCCGAGGATATCAAGACG GTCTTGAAAAAGGAGTTTCCAAAGGGTGTGGATATCATATATGAATCTGTAGGTGGTCGAATGTTTGATCTGTGCTTGAATGCTCTTGCTGTTTACGGACGACTCGTCGTGATTGGAATGATATCTCAG TATCAAGGTGAGAAAGGATGGCAACCCGCAAACTATCCAGGGCTCTGCGAGAAAATTCTTGCAAAAAGCCAAACCGTG GCGGGTTTCTTTTTGGTGCAATATAGTCAGCTCTGGAAACAAAATCTTGACAAGTTGTTCCATCTTTACTCTCTCGGAAAGCTCAAG GTCGGGATTGATCAGAAGAAGTTTATAGGTCTAAACGCTGTTGCAGATGCTGTTGAGTATCTGCATTCCGGTAAAAGCACGGGAAAg GTTGTCGTTTGCATCGATCCTACATTTGAGCAGACAATGTCCAGGCTGTGA
- the LOC108859044 gene encoding cytochrome P450 72A15-like: MQTSAASVIVSIAIAVVSWWIWKNLKWVWFKPKMLESYLRRQGIAGTPYTPLVGDIKRDYSTLMEARSKPIKVTDDIIPRVLPFPSHMLKTYGRTFFTWLGPIPTITITDPEKIKEVFNKVYDFPKPHIFPLSNLIVSGLFRYEGDKWAKHRRIINPAFHLEKIKKMVPVFHQSCREVIGQWDKIVSEKGSSCEVDVWPGLMSITEDVISRTAFGSSYKEGHRIFELQTELGQLIIQAVRKSYIPGYRYLPTKDNRRIKTVAREAQVILRGLVNKRLMAREAGEAPNEDLLGILLESNLGQAKGDGMSIEDVIEECKLFYFAGQETTSVLLVWTMILLSQHQDWQARAREEVKQVFGDKEPDTEGLSHLKIMTMIINEVLRLYPPVTHLKRAIHKEMKLGDLTLPGGVHISLPIMLVQRDTQLWGNDAAEFNPERFKDGVSKATKSQVSFFPFAWGPRICIGQNFALLEAKMAMALILQRFSFELSPSYVHAPYTVFTLHPEFGAHLILQKL, translated from the exons ATGCAAACATCAGCTGCGTCAGTGATAGTTTCGATAGCTATAGCTGTTGTATCGTGGTGGATATGGAAAAATCTAAAGTGGGTTTGGTTTAAACCAAAGATGCTTGAAAGTTACCTGAGAAGACAGGGTATTGCCGGTACTCCTTACACGCCACTTGTCGGAGATATAAAAAGGGATTATAGCACGTTAATGGAGGCAAGGTCCAAACCCATCAAAGTAACTGACGATATCATCCCACGTGTCTTGCCTTTTCCCTCGCACATGCTCAAGACTTACG GAAGGACTTTCTTTACATGGCTTGGACCTATACCAACCATTACCATCACGGATCCTGAGAAAATCAAGGAAGTGTTCAACAAAGTTTATGATTTCCCAAAGCCACATATATTCCCTTTGAGCAACCTTATAGTCAGTGGACTCTTCCGCTATGAAGGTGATAAATGGGCAAAACACCGAAGAATCATTAATCCTGCTTTCCACCTTGAGAAGATCAAG AAAATGGTACCTGTGTTCCACCAGAGCTGCAGAGAGGTTATTGGCCAATGGGACAAGATAGTTTCCGAAAAAGGGTCATCCTGTGAGGTGGACGTTTGGCCTGGACTTATGAGTATAACAGAAGATGTGATCTCTCGTACTGCTTTTGGAAGCAGCTATAAAGAAGGACATAGGATATTTGAGCTACAAACAGAACTAGGACAGCTCATCATCCAAGCTGTTCGGAAATCTTACATCCCTGGATATAG ATATCTCCCAACAAAGGACAACCGAAGGATAAAAACAGTAGCCAGAGAAGCCCAAGTTATACTGAGAGGGCTCGTTAACAAAAGGTTAATGGCAAGGGAAGCTGGGGAAGCACCAAACGAAGATTTATTAGGTATACTGCTTGAATCGAATTTAGGGCAAGCTAAAGGAGATGGAATGAGCATTGAGGATGTGATAGAGGAGTGCAAGCTGTTCTACTTTGCCGGGCAAGAGACAACTTCAGTACTTCTAGTTTGGACAATGATTCTGCTAAGCCAACACCAAGATTGGCAGGCTCGTGCACGAGAAGAAGTTAAGCAAGTATTTGGTGATAAAGAACCTGATACAGAAGGCCTTAGCCATCTCAAAATT ATGACAATGATAATTAATGAGGTCCTTAGGCTATATCCTCCAGTAACTCATTTAAAACGAGCCATTCACAAAGAGATGAAGCTAGGCGACCTGACGCTACCAGGTGGCGTTCACATCAGTCTACCTATTATGCTAGTCCAACGCGATACCCAGCTATGGGGTAACGATGCAGCAGAGTTCAATCCTGAGAGATTCAAAGATGGTGTCTCAAAGGCAACAAAGAGCCAAGTCTCCTTCTTTCCCTTTGCTTGGGGACCAAGGATCTGCATTGGCCAAAATTTTGCCTTATTAGAGGCAAAGATGGCAATGGCATTGATTTTACAGAGATTCTCCTTTGAGCTTTCTCCTTCCTATGTCCATGCTCCTTACACAGTATTCACCCTTCACCCAGAGTTTGGTGCTCATCTTATCCTGCAGAAGCTATAA